A section of the Pimelobacter simplex genome encodes:
- a CDS encoding VaFE repeat-containing surface-anchored protein, with the protein MSSSTSSHPAWRAWVVGLALALCAAVVSPWTPSASAGTTPAPGDTVWIGSLTQGHSGSSMHAVYSPVPADTANPGTPDFWAYCIEHNVSAKTNTTAVAGDVSSFVGANLYDTDPTVPGKVLWILANSYPALSLADFATAAGVPGLSQKDAVEAVQYAIWRYTDVGWDSNWNWAGSDSEANAEAAYWYLIGKINAGNTLAASPAVTASVTAPAGAQQAGTLVGPFTVHTNQPTVSVSVAPGVTLTDGAGAPINAASVVDGQEIYLDLRGSTTAGSATVTVTAQGSGGTGTVISVPTTSGGTPTAGSHRQSMVLVAASTATTTGTAAAAWAAAPAPSIGTTLTDKADGDHAIPAGGGTVVDTIAYQNLVPGTSYTVTGELMKKSDGSATGITGSKTFTPASANGTVEVEFTVPAGYAGQSLVAFEQLKVTGQAPVVAAHEDINDTAQTVSVDKAAPTVTTEASAATVTLEGGSVALHDVVTVTGLVPGGAPASTGTATLYGPLSSVDASVCTEANAVGSVTFTPANGTISTPTITVDQPGLYTWQVHLSANDRNTAASHACGLAAETTDVKSPVLPGQAKVSLTTEASHRTVKPGTAVFDKVTIKGFVPGHGATGSATLYGPFASRADITCTPATAVRTVAFTPANGTIATPSVQVNRTGYYTWVASTTADSRNTAATHACGLVAETTIVRKPSYAAPVVGTGFSTDGWDPSARRSVSRIRIPSLGVNAASSLVGITRGQMQVPGNVARTGQLTQSAAAGDLIGTTVIAGHVSDRHDRPGAFWKLSKIRKGKVVTVVQGGKTLRYRVTGIERFSRTKKLPARFFSTTGAHRLVLISCTGRTTTPGGGFHYRQNVVVTAVPID; encoded by the coding sequence ATGAGCAGCTCGACTTCGAGCCATCCTGCATGGCGAGCGTGGGTGGTGGGCCTGGCGCTCGCCCTCTGCGCCGCCGTCGTGTCGCCGTGGACGCCGTCGGCGTCCGCGGGAACGACACCGGCACCTGGCGACACCGTCTGGATCGGGTCCCTGACCCAGGGCCACAGCGGATCGTCGATGCACGCCGTCTACAGCCCGGTACCGGCTGACACCGCCAACCCGGGCACCCCGGACTTCTGGGCGTACTGCATCGAGCACAACGTCTCGGCCAAGACGAACACCACCGCGGTCGCCGGCGACGTCTCGTCCTTCGTGGGCGCGAACCTGTACGACACCGACCCGACGGTGCCCGGCAAGGTGCTGTGGATCCTCGCCAACAGCTACCCGGCGCTCAGCCTGGCGGACTTCGCGACCGCCGCGGGCGTCCCGGGCCTGTCGCAGAAGGACGCCGTCGAGGCCGTCCAGTACGCCATCTGGCGCTACACCGACGTCGGCTGGGACTCGAACTGGAACTGGGCGGGCTCCGACTCGGAGGCCAACGCGGAGGCCGCGTACTGGTACCTCATCGGCAAGATCAACGCCGGCAACACCCTGGCGGCCAGCCCCGCGGTCACCGCGTCGGTGACCGCTCCCGCCGGTGCCCAGCAGGCCGGCACCCTGGTCGGCCCGTTCACGGTGCACACGAACCAGCCGACGGTCAGCGTCTCGGTCGCGCCGGGCGTGACCCTGACGGACGGCGCCGGCGCGCCGATCAACGCGGCGTCCGTGGTCGACGGTCAGGAGATCTACCTCGACCTGCGCGGCTCGACGACCGCTGGTTCGGCCACGGTCACCGTGACCGCCCAGGGCTCCGGCGGCACTGGCACGGTCATCTCGGTGCCGACGACCAGCGGTGGTACGCCCACCGCCGGCAGCCACCGGCAGTCGATGGTCCTGGTCGCCGCCAGTACCGCCACCACCACCGGCACGGCCGCGGCCGCCTGGGCCGCCGCGCCGGCGCCGAGCATCGGCACGACGCTGACCGACAAGGCCGACGGCGACCACGCCATCCCCGCGGGCGGCGGCACGGTCGTCGACACCATCGCCTACCAGAACCTCGTGCCCGGCACGTCGTACACGGTGACGGGTGAGCTGATGAAGAAGTCGGACGGCTCGGCCACCGGCATCACGGGTTCGAAGACCTTCACCCCGGCCTCGGCCAACGGCACGGTCGAGGTGGAGTTCACGGTTCCTGCCGGGTACGCCGGGCAGTCGCTGGTCGCCTTCGAGCAGCTGAAGGTCACCGGTCAGGCGCCGGTGGTGGCCGCGCACGAGGACATCAACGACACCGCCCAGACGGTGTCCGTCGACAAGGCCGCGCCGACGGTGACCACCGAGGCCAGCGCGGCCACGGTCACCCTCGAGGGCGGAAGCGTCGCGCTGCACGACGTCGTGACCGTCACCGGTCTCGTCCCGGGCGGCGCTCCGGCCAGCACGGGCACGGCCACGCTGTACGGGCCGCTCAGCAGCGTCGACGCGTCGGTGTGCACCGAGGCCAACGCGGTGGGATCGGTGACCTTCACGCCGGCCAACGGGACGATCTCGACGCCGACGATCACGGTCGACCAGCCGGGGCTGTACACGTGGCAGGTCCACCTGAGCGCGAACGACCGCAACACCGCGGCCAGCCACGCGTGCGGTCTGGCCGCGGAGACCACCGACGTGAAGAGCCCCGTCCTGCCGGGTCAGGCGAAGGTCTCCCTGACGACCGAGGCCTCGCACCGCACGGTCAAGCCGGGCACCGCGGTGTTCGACAAGGTCACGATCAAGGGCTTCGTCCCCGGCCACGGCGCGACCGGCTCGGCCACGCTGTACGGACCGTTCGCCTCCCGGGCCGACATCACCTGCACGCCGGCGACTGCGGTGCGCACGGTGGCCTTCACGCCGGCCAACGGCACCATCGCGACGCCGTCGGTGCAGGTGAACCGCACGGGTTACTACACCTGGGTGGCCTCGACCACGGCCGACAGCCGCAACACTGCCGCGACCCACGCCTGTGGCCTGGTGGCGGAGACGACGATCGTGCGCAAGCCGTCGTACGCCGCTCCGGTCGTCGGTACCGGCTTCAGCACGGACGGCTGGGACCCGTCGGCGCGTCGTAGCGTCAGCCGGATCCGGATCCCGTCGCTCGGTGTCAACGCGGCCAGCTCGCTGGTCGGCATCACGCGCGGCCAGATGCAGGTGCCGGGCAACGTGGCCCGTACGGGTCAGCTCACCCAGTCGGCTGCGGCCGGCGACCTGATCGGTACGACGGTCATCGCCGGCCACGTGTCCGACCGGCACGACCGGCCGGGGGCGTTCTGGAAGCTGTCCAAGATCCGCAAGGGCAAGGTGGTCACGGTCGTGCAGGGCGGCAAGACGCTGCGCTACCGGGTGACCGGCATCGAGCGGTTCTCGCGGACCAAGAAGCTGCCCGCGCGGTTCTTCTCGACCACGGGTGCGCACCGCCTGGTCCTGATCAGCTGCACCGGCCGGACGACGACGCCGGGCGGTGGGTTCCACTACCGCCAGAACGTCGTGGTGACGGCGGTGCCGATCGACTGA
- a CDS encoding TIGR03086 family metal-binding protein: MTAEPTPAGLVAGLDVLQRALDYTRAALGTITCADVDRPTPCAGWDLADLLAHMEDALDAFAEAADGTIGLRSAAPAPLEARVTSLQTKACGLLAAWMHASSPYVDVGGHPLPVDAVARLAAVEIAVHGWDVGRTTGRGTPLPERLAAELLPTALRIALEGDDRFAPPVPVATEAPAGEHVLALLGRRT, from the coding sequence ATGACCGCCGAGCCGACCCCGGCCGGGCTGGTCGCGGGGCTCGACGTGCTGCAGCGCGCCCTCGACTACACCCGCGCCGCACTGGGCACGATCACCTGCGCGGACGTCGACCGTCCGACCCCCTGCGCCGGCTGGGACCTCGCCGACCTGCTGGCCCACATGGAGGACGCCCTCGACGCCTTCGCCGAGGCCGCCGACGGCACGATCGGCCTGCGCAGCGCGGCCCCGGCCCCGCTCGAGGCGCGCGTCACCAGCCTGCAGACCAAGGCCTGCGGACTGCTGGCCGCCTGGATGCACGCGAGCTCGCCGTACGTCGACGTCGGCGGCCACCCCCTGCCCGTCGACGCGGTCGCCCGGCTGGCCGCCGTCGAGATCGCCGTGCACGGCTGGGACGTCGGCCGTACGACGGGCCGCGGCACCCCCCTGCCCGAGCGGCTCGCCGCCGAGCTGCTCCCCACCGCGCTGCGGATCGCGCTCGAGGGCGACGACCGGTTCGCCCCGCCGGTCCCGGTCGCCACCGAGGCTCCCGCGGGCGAGCACGTGCTCGCCCTCCTGGGCCGGCGTACCTGA
- a CDS encoding sigma-70 family RNA polymerase sigma factor produces the protein MAMGHTVTEQAQTTTAATTASDELADFDTLTGRYQRELMAHCYRMSGSVHEAEDLVQETFLRAWKASANFQGRSSVRTWLYKIATNVCLTNLESKPRRPLPTGLGTADSAPSDELLEDHEVPWLEPIPDAAVEVAERDTIRLAFVAALQHLPARQRAVLILRDVLRWSAAETATALDTTTAAVNSALQRAHAQLAERGLTPDTVEPDLDAAQRQLLDAYLAAFWRKDIDQIVQLLKYDATWDMPPFLNHYRGAAAIAELIGTKCPGGFNDMPMVETIANGQPAFGLYMRHPEGHFEPFHLQVLQMTGSGDDLRVEHVTAFFDARLFARFGLPERLPADYVPVPDAPACAG, from the coding sequence ATGGCGATGGGACACACGGTGACGGAGCAGGCGCAGACGACGACAGCGGCGACGACGGCGAGCGACGAGCTCGCGGACTTCGACACGCTGACCGGGCGCTACCAGCGCGAGCTGATGGCGCACTGCTACCGGATGAGCGGCTCGGTCCACGAGGCCGAGGACCTGGTCCAGGAGACCTTCCTGCGCGCCTGGAAGGCCTCGGCCAACTTCCAGGGCCGCAGCTCGGTCCGTACCTGGCTCTACAAGATCGCCACCAACGTGTGCCTGACCAACCTCGAGAGCAAGCCGCGCCGGCCGCTCCCGACCGGTCTCGGCACCGCCGACTCCGCGCCCTCCGACGAGCTGCTCGAGGACCACGAGGTGCCGTGGCTCGAGCCGATCCCGGACGCCGCCGTCGAGGTCGCCGAGCGCGACACGATCCGGCTGGCGTTCGTCGCCGCGCTCCAGCACCTCCCGGCCCGCCAGCGCGCGGTGCTCATCCTGCGCGACGTGCTGCGCTGGTCGGCCGCCGAGACCGCGACCGCCCTCGACACGACGACCGCCGCGGTCAACTCCGCGCTCCAGCGCGCGCACGCCCAGCTCGCCGAGCGCGGCCTGACCCCCGACACGGTCGAGCCCGACCTCGACGCGGCCCAGCGCCAGCTCCTCGACGCCTACCTGGCGGCGTTCTGGCGCAAGGACATCGACCAGATCGTCCAGCTCCTCAAGTACGACGCCACCTGGGACATGCCGCCCTTCCTCAACCACTACCGCGGCGCCGCCGCGATCGCCGAGCTCATCGGCACCAAGTGCCCCGGCGGCTTCAACGACATGCCGATGGTCGAGACGATCGCCAACGGACAGCCCGCGTTCGGCCTCTACATGCGTCACCCCGAGGGCCACTTCGAGCCGTTCCACCTGCAGGTCCTCCAGATGACCGGGTCCGGCGACGACCTGCGCGTCGAGCACGTCACCGCGTTCTTCGACGCCCGGCTCTTCGCGCGCTTCGGGCTGCCCGAGCGGCTGCCGGCCGACTACGTGCCCGTCCCGGACGCCCCCGCCTGCGCGGGGTGA
- a CDS encoding NAD-dependent epimerase/dehydratase family protein, which yields MRALVLGARGAVGRVVVAELRRRGHEVTPAGRTAPPDGVAVDLTRPEDDAARRALARAVEGHDVLVNAAGVESTVVAAAGASVLVDISATSSYLAALREAAPAATTVVLGAGLAPGLSTVLVAALDVRPDDEIDVGVLLGTAERHGDAAVQWTADLVGAPVHAPPEGGRVLNLRDRRRLTGPDGRTRTYLRADFPDHVLVGERLGVAIRSHLTLSSRAATVALGLAARTGAGGLLRHSPHVGSAAWQVVAVNRRTGQALGASGTGQSHATGVLTVLAAERAVARPALGPVTMADLVDRTEALDRLAPGSAPQHR from the coding sequence ATGAGGGCCCTCGTCCTCGGCGCCCGCGGCGCGGTCGGCCGCGTCGTCGTCGCCGAGCTGCGCCGCCGCGGCCACGAGGTCACCCCGGCCGGACGCACCGCGCCGCCCGACGGGGTCGCGGTCGACCTGACCCGCCCCGAGGACGACGCCGCCCGGCGCGCGCTCGCCCGTGCGGTCGAGGGGCACGACGTCCTCGTCAACGCGGCCGGCGTCGAGAGCACCGTGGTCGCGGCAGCGGGAGCATCCGTCCTCGTGGACATCTCGGCGACGAGCTCCTACCTGGCCGCGCTGCGGGAGGCGGCACCGGCCGCGACGACCGTCGTCCTCGGTGCCGGGCTCGCCCCGGGACTGAGCACGGTCCTGGTCGCGGCGCTCGACGTCCGGCCCGACGACGAGATCGACGTGGGCGTCCTGCTCGGGACGGCCGAGCGCCACGGCGACGCGGCCGTGCAGTGGACGGCGGACCTGGTCGGCGCCCCGGTCCACGCCCCGCCGGAGGGCGGCCGGGTGCTCAACCTGCGCGACCGGCGGCGCCTGACCGGTCCGGACGGGCGGACCCGGACCTACCTGCGGGCGGACTTCCCCGACCACGTGCTCGTCGGCGAGCGGCTCGGCGTCGCGATCCGCAGCCACCTCACGCTGAGCAGCCGGGCCGCGACGGTCGCGCTCGGGCTCGCGGCGCGGACCGGCGCGGGCGGCCTGCTGCGCCACTCGCCGCACGTCGGCTCGGCCGCCTGGCAGGTGGTCGCGGTCAACCGTCGTACCGGCCAGGCGCTCGGCGCGAGCGGCACCGGCCAGTCGCACGCGACCGGCGTCCTCACCGTCCTCGCGGCCGAGCGAGCCGTGGCCCGGCCGGCGCTCGGGCCGGTCACGATGGCCGACCTGGTCGACCGGACCGAGGCCCTCGACCGCCTCGCCCCAGGATCCGCGCCGCAGCACCGATGA
- a CDS encoding TetR/AcrR family transcriptional regulator: MAWDTEGTRTRLLDAGVRQFAALGFAGARIDAIARDAGINKERVYRYFGDKQGLFAAVLEHELGAFFDGLEIEDTTPEGIGEFAGRMFDRCLARPELPRLLVWESLELDAPVAVDSREPTCAVNASRICASVGGLGGAAAEHLLLSAISVVVGWWSLSRLTEVVLSDPASAAVRRGMVVDQMTALARAAGQAG; this comes from the coding sequence GTGGCATGGGACACCGAGGGGACCCGCACCCGGCTGCTCGACGCCGGGGTCCGCCAGTTCGCGGCGCTCGGCTTCGCGGGGGCCCGGATCGACGCGATCGCCCGTGACGCGGGGATCAACAAGGAGCGGGTCTACCGCTACTTCGGTGACAAGCAGGGGCTCTTCGCGGCGGTGCTCGAGCACGAGCTCGGCGCCTTCTTCGACGGCCTCGAGATCGAGGACACGACGCCCGAGGGCATCGGGGAGTTCGCCGGGCGGATGTTCGACCGCTGCCTGGCCCGCCCCGAGCTCCCGCGGCTGCTGGTCTGGGAGAGCCTCGAGCTCGACGCGCCGGTCGCCGTCGACAGCCGCGAGCCGACCTGCGCGGTCAACGCGTCCCGGATCTGCGCGTCCGTCGGCGGCCTCGGCGGCGCGGCGGCGGAGCACCTGCTGCTGAGCGCCATCTCGGTGGTCGTGGGGTGGTGGAGCCTGTCCCGGCTCACCGAGGTGGTGCTGAGCGATCCCGCATCGGCCGCCGTACGGCGGGGGATGGTGGTCGACCAGATGACCGCGCTGGCCCGCGCGGCGGGCCAGGCGGGCTAG
- a CDS encoding glycerol-3-phosphate dehydrogenase/oxidase, giving the protein MTSLTPTRITPGLAAVPTTVDVVVIGLGITGAGVALDAVARGLSVLAVDAHDLAFGTSRFSSKLVHGGLRYLASGQVGIAHESAVERGILMETTAPHLTRPLPSIIPLSAGVSRPMGTLAGAGFLGGDLLRRAAGTSSDTLPRPRRLSAAETRRLAPPLRTDGLRGAYLGWDGQLEDDARLVTTIARTAAERGAHVRTHARVLSATGQQVVLRDELTGTQVEVSARAVVNATGVWAGELVDDVRLRPSRGTHLVLRGEALPGLDVAVFAPIPGETNRFVLVLPQPDGQLYVGLTDEPVDGPVPDVAEPTEVEIGFLLDVVAASFARPLRRSDVVGAFAGLRPLLDGGDDATADLSRKHAVLTSRTGVVTIVGGKLTTYRRMAEDAVDAAVAASGLGASAGPCVTATLPLAGAAPRAALADAAARAAHPGQARLIRRYGADADLVLSAAVEASGWSTADLLAPIAEGVPTVGAELFFGVTHEGAADVADLLDRRTRIGLVPADRALAVPAAERVLAAARTQPA; this is encoded by the coding sequence ATGACCAGCCTCACCCCCACCCGGATCACCCCCGGCCTCGCCGCCGTCCCGACCACGGTCGACGTGGTCGTCATCGGCCTCGGCATCACCGGCGCCGGCGTCGCCCTCGACGCGGTCGCGCGCGGGCTGAGCGTGCTGGCGGTCGACGCCCACGACCTGGCGTTCGGTACGTCGCGCTTCTCGTCCAAGCTGGTCCACGGCGGACTGCGCTACCTCGCCTCCGGCCAGGTCGGCATCGCCCACGAGAGCGCCGTCGAGCGCGGCATCCTGATGGAGACCACCGCGCCGCACCTGACCCGGCCGCTGCCCTCGATCATCCCGCTCTCCGCCGGCGTCAGCCGGCCGATGGGCACGCTCGCCGGAGCCGGCTTCCTCGGCGGCGACCTGCTGCGCCGAGCCGCCGGGACGAGCAGCGACACCCTCCCCCGGCCGCGCCGGCTCAGCGCCGCCGAGACCCGGCGGCTCGCGCCGCCGCTGCGGACCGACGGACTGCGCGGCGCCTACCTCGGCTGGGACGGCCAGCTCGAGGACGACGCCCGCCTGGTCACCACCATCGCCCGTACGGCGGCCGAGCGCGGCGCCCACGTCCGCACCCACGCCCGCGTCCTCAGCGCGACCGGCCAGCAGGTCGTCCTGCGCGACGAGCTCACCGGGACGCAGGTCGAGGTCAGCGCCCGCGCGGTCGTCAACGCGACCGGCGTCTGGGCCGGCGAGCTCGTCGACGACGTCCGGCTGCGCCCCTCGCGCGGCACCCACCTGGTGCTGCGCGGCGAGGCGCTGCCCGGTCTCGACGTCGCCGTCTTCGCCCCCATCCCGGGCGAGACCAACCGGTTCGTGCTCGTGCTCCCCCAGCCCGACGGCCAGCTCTACGTCGGCCTCACCGACGAGCCCGTCGACGGCCCGGTCCCCGACGTCGCCGAGCCGACCGAGGTCGAGATCGGCTTCCTGCTCGACGTCGTCGCGGCCTCGTTCGCGCGGCCGCTGCGCCGCTCCGACGTGGTCGGCGCCTTCGCCGGCCTGCGGCCGCTGCTCGACGGCGGCGACGACGCGACCGCCGACCTGTCCCGCAAGCACGCCGTGCTGACCTCGCGCACCGGCGTCGTGACGATCGTGGGCGGCAAGCTCACCACCTACCGCCGGATGGCCGAGGACGCGGTCGACGCCGCGGTCGCCGCCTCCGGCCTGGGCGCGAGCGCCGGCCCGTGCGTGACCGCGACCCTGCCACTGGCCGGCGCCGCCCCGCGCGCGGCGCTCGCCGACGCGGCGGCCCGCGCCGCGCACCCCGGGCAGGCCCGGCTCATCCGGCGCTACGGCGCCGATGCGGACCTCGTCCTGTCCGCCGCCGTCGAGGCGAGCGGCTGGAGCACCGCCGACCTGCTCGCGCCGATCGCCGAGGGCGTGCCGACGGTGGGGGCCGAGCTGTTCTTCGGCGTCACCCACGAAGGCGCCGCGGACGTCGCCGACCTGCTCGACCGCCGCACCCGGATCGGGCTCGTCCCGGCCGACCGGGCGCTCGCCGTACCGGCGGCGGAGCGGGTGCTGGCCGCGGCCCGGACCCAGCCCGCCTAG
- a CDS encoding TetR/AcrR family transcriptional regulator, whose protein sequence is MTSHRHNGESESPGSTESTPRDGYLDAARECILDVGWRRTTLTEVARRAGVSRMTIYRAWSDMPALLADLMTREWGSLVAGRVDAATPPTPGSIADTVVATVGALRENELFTRIVELDPELILPYLLARRGRSQELILEVLGAAIATGQDDGAIRAGAPAAIARGLLLAAHGYVLSAHTMVDDVVDESALETELHTLVVRSLQP, encoded by the coding sequence ATGACGTCACATCGTCACAACGGCGAATCCGAAAGCCCCGGGAGCACCGAGAGCACCCCGCGCGACGGCTACCTCGATGCCGCCCGCGAGTGCATCCTCGACGTGGGCTGGCGGCGCACCACGTTGACCGAGGTCGCCCGGCGGGCGGGCGTCTCGCGGATGACGATCTACCGCGCGTGGTCCGACATGCCCGCGCTCCTGGCCGACCTGATGACCCGCGAGTGGGGCTCCCTGGTCGCCGGCCGGGTCGACGCGGCGACGCCGCCCACGCCCGGCTCGATCGCCGACACCGTCGTGGCCACCGTCGGGGCGCTGCGCGAGAACGAGCTGTTCACCCGGATCGTCGAGCTCGACCCCGAGCTGATCCTCCCCTACCTGCTCGCCCGCCGCGGCCGCTCGCAGGAGCTCATCCTCGAGGTCCTCGGCGCCGCGATCGCGACCGGCCAGGACGACGGCGCGATCCGCGCCGGCGCACCCGCGGCGATCGCGCGCGGGCTGCTGCTCGCGGCCCACGGCTACGTCCTGTCGGCGCACACGATGGTCGACGACGTGGTCGACGAGTCGGCCCTCGAGACCGAGCTGCACACCCTCGTCGTCCGGAGCCTCCAGCCATGA
- a CDS encoding FAD-binding oxidoreductase, producing the protein MTTERPAALQPEMPATRWGDPAHATGLPDGVRDLVGLVFPIQDTPARTDVAVPASRLSADQLDGLRALVGEANVVLDDGLRRQRTRGKSTPDLLRQRAGDLGDAPDVVVRPGGHDEVVAVLAYAAEQRIAVVPFGGGTAVTGGLVADPAGLTGVLSLDLGRMRGLLALDPVSSTATFEPGLRGPEAEALLAQHGLMLGHFPQSFEYATIGGFAATRSSGQSSAGYGRFDAMVVALRVATPVGDVRLGASPANASGPDLRELFLGSEGAFGVITEVTVRVRPLPEVKEYEGWRWESFAAGADAIRALAQSDLLPTVIRLSDENETAINLADPESIGGEGNAGCLMIVGYEGTPAAVAAKKSAVTAALTDLGGAPQGSGPGEAWAHGRFNAPYLRDSLLDVGVLVETLETVTFWSNRENLYTRVKAALQETLGEGAMVLCHISHVYATGCSLYFTVAAPGGADPLATWLPAKAAACEAIVAAGASITHHHAVGTDHKPYLTAEIGTVGAEVLRAVKRAVDPTGILNPGVLIP; encoded by the coding sequence ATGACCACCGAGCGCCCCGCCGCCCTGCAGCCCGAGATGCCCGCCACGCGCTGGGGCGACCCGGCCCATGCCACCGGCCTTCCCGACGGTGTGCGCGACCTCGTCGGCCTGGTCTTCCCGATCCAGGACACGCCCGCCCGGACCGACGTCGCGGTGCCCGCCTCGCGACTCTCCGCGGATCAGCTCGACGGCCTGCGCGCTCTCGTCGGCGAGGCGAACGTCGTCCTCGACGACGGGCTGCGCCGCCAGCGCACGCGCGGCAAGTCCACGCCCGACCTGCTGCGCCAGCGGGCCGGCGACCTCGGTGACGCGCCGGACGTCGTCGTCCGGCCGGGCGGGCACGACGAGGTCGTCGCCGTCCTCGCGTACGCCGCGGAGCAGCGCATCGCCGTCGTCCCCTTCGGCGGCGGCACCGCGGTCACCGGCGGCCTGGTCGCCGACCCCGCCGGCCTGACCGGGGTGCTCTCCCTCGACCTCGGCCGGATGCGCGGCCTGCTCGCGCTCGACCCCGTCTCCTCGACCGCCACCTTCGAGCCCGGCCTGCGCGGCCCCGAGGCCGAGGCGCTCCTCGCCCAGCACGGCCTGATGCTCGGCCACTTCCCCCAGTCGTTCGAGTACGCCACCATCGGCGGCTTCGCCGCGACCCGCTCCAGCGGCCAGTCGAGCGCCGGCTACGGCCGCTTCGACGCGATGGTCGTCGCGCTCCGGGTCGCCACGCCCGTCGGCGACGTCCGGCTCGGTGCCTCGCCGGCGAACGCCAGCGGCCCCGACCTGCGCGAGCTGTTCCTCGGCTCCGAGGGCGCCTTCGGCGTGATCACCGAGGTGACCGTCCGGGTCCGCCCGCTGCCCGAGGTCAAGGAGTACGAGGGCTGGCGCTGGGAGTCCTTCGCCGCCGGCGCCGACGCGATCCGCGCCCTCGCCCAGTCCGACCTGCTGCCGACGGTGATCCGGCTCTCCGACGAGAACGAGACCGCCATCAACCTCGCCGACCCCGAGTCGATCGGTGGCGAGGGCAACGCCGGCTGCCTGATGATCGTCGGCTACGAGGGCACGCCCGCCGCGGTCGCGGCCAAGAAGTCCGCCGTCACCGCCGCCCTCACCGACCTCGGCGGCGCTCCCCAGGGATCCGGCCCGGGGGAGGCGTGGGCGCACGGCCGGTTCAACGCGCCGTACCTGCGCGACAGCCTGCTCGACGTCGGTGTCCTGGTCGAGACGCTCGAGACGGTCACCTTCTGGAGCAACCGGGAGAACCTCTACACGCGCGTCAAGGCCGCCCTGCAGGAGACCCTCGGCGAGGGCGCCATGGTGCTCTGCCACATCTCGCACGTGTACGCGACCGGGTGCTCGCTCTACTTCACCGTCGCCGCTCCCGGCGGCGCGGACCCGCTCGCCACCTGGCTGCCCGCCAAGGCCGCCGCCTGCGAGGCGATCGTCGCCGCCGGCGCCTCGATCACCCACCACCACGCGGTCGGTACCGACCACAAGCCCTACCTGACCGCCGAGATCGGCACCGTCGGCGCCGAGGTCCTGCGCGCGGTCAAGCGGGCAGTCGACCCCACCGGGATCCTCAACCCCGGGGTGCTGATCCCGTGA
- a CDS encoding diacylglycerol/lipid kinase family protein, whose product MTRSFAFLVNPSSGGGAAPRVVVPLARALREAGAEVEVTYTTSAAETPDLVAAAVADGAVVVSVGGDGMLSSVAGSVAALGGVLAMVPAGRGNDFARMLEIPHDTAAQAALLLSGAERAIDLLRVTQADGSSYVVAGSVYAGVDARAAEIVDRSHWLPSTLQYPYAAVRALATYRPVECVVEVDGARSEHRAATVVIAMMALAEIPQGRSSKFPTLGGVTVAVGGCRSRRDGVLRSWRGGRGVGRSRRPG is encoded by the coding sequence GTGACCCGCTCCTTCGCCTTCCTCGTCAACCCGAGCTCCGGCGGGGGCGCGGCGCCGCGCGTCGTCGTACCGCTGGCGCGGGCGCTGCGCGAGGCGGGCGCCGAGGTCGAGGTCACCTACACCACCTCCGCCGCGGAGACCCCCGACCTCGTCGCGGCGGCCGTCGCCGACGGCGCGGTCGTGGTCTCCGTCGGCGGCGACGGGATGCTCTCCTCGGTCGCCGGCTCGGTCGCCGCCCTCGGCGGCGTGCTCGCCATGGTCCCGGCCGGGCGCGGCAACGACTTCGCCCGGATGCTCGAGATCCCCCACGACACCGCCGCCCAGGCCGCGCTGCTGCTCTCGGGCGCCGAGCGGGCCATCGACCTGCTCCGGGTGACCCAGGCCGACGGGTCGTCGTACGTCGTGGCGGGGTCGGTCTACGCCGGCGTCGACGCACGCGCCGCCGAGATCGTCGACCGCTCCCACTGGCTGCCCTCGACGCTGCAGTACCCCTATGCCGCGGTGCGCGCCCTGGCGACGTACCGACCGGTGGAGTGCGTCGTCGAGGTCGACGGCGCCCGCAGCGAGCACCGCGCCGCCACCGTCGTCATCGCCATGATGGCGCTCGCCGAAATTCCCCAGGGTCGCTCATCTAAGTTCCCCACCCTGGGCGGTGTCACTGTAGCGGTCGGCGGGTGCCGGTCGCGGCGTGACGGAGTGCTTCGTTCTTGGCGTGGTGGTCGCGGAGTCGGTAGGAGTCGCCGTCCAGGTTGA